The following are encoded together in the Rhinopithecus roxellana isolate Shanxi Qingling chromosome 5, ASM756505v1, whole genome shotgun sequence genome:
- the UNC45A gene encoding protein unc-45 homolog A isoform X3, producing the protein MSSTDAKVEQMFQILLDPEEKGTEKKQKASQNLVVLAREDAGAEKIFRSNGVQLLQRLLDTGETDLMLAALRTLVGICSEHQSRTVATLSILGTRRVVSILGVENQAVSLAACHLLQVMFDALKEGVKKGFQGKEGAIIVDPARELKVLISNLLDLLTEVGVSGQGRDNALTLLIKAVPRKSLKDPNNSLTLWVIDQGLKKILEVGGSLQDPPGELAVTANSRMSASILLSKLFDDLKCDAERENFHRLCENYIKSWFEGQGLAGKLRAIQTVSCLLQGPCDAGNRALELSGVMESVIALCASEQEEEQLVAVEALIHAAGKAKRASFITANGVSLLKDLYKRSEKDSIRIRALVGLCKLGSAGGTDFSMKQFAEGSTLKLAKQCRKWLCNDQIDAGTRRWAVEGLAYLTFDADVKEEFVEDAAALKALFQLSRSEERSVLFAVASALVNCTNSYDYEEPDPKMVELAKYAKQHVPEQHPKDKPSFVRARVKKLLAAGVVSAMVCMVKTESPVLTSSCRELLSRVFLALVEEVEDRGTVVAQGGGRALIPLALEGTDVGQTKAAQALAKLTITSNPEMTFPGERIYEVVRPLVSLLHLNCSGLQNFEALMALTNLAGISERLRQKILKEKAVPMIEGYMFEEHEMIRRAATECMCNLAMSKEVQDLFEAQGNDRLKLLVLYSGEDDELLQRAAAGGLAMLTSMRPTLCSRIPQVTTHWLEILQALLLSSNQELQHRGAVVVLNMVEASRQIASDLMESEMMEILSVLAKGEQSPVTRAAAACLDKAVEYGLIQPNQDGE; encoded by the exons ATGTCCTCGACGGATGCCAAAGTGGAACAGATGTTTCAAATACTGTTGGACCCAGAAGAGAAAGGCACTGAGAAAAAGCAAAAG GCTTCTCAGAACCTGGTGGTGCTGGCCAGGGAGGATGCTGGAGCAGAGAAGATCTTCCGGAGCAATGGGGTTCAGCTCTTGCAACGTCTGCTGGACACAGGAGAGACTGACCTCATGCTGGCAGCTCTGCGTACGCTGGTTGGCATTTGCTCTGAGCATCAGTCACGG ACAGTGGCAACCCTGAGCATACTGGGAACTCGGCGAGTAGTCTCCATCCTGGGTGTGGAAAACCAGGCTGTGTCCCTGGCTGCCTGCCACCTACTGCAGGTTATGTTTGATGCCCTCAAGGAAGGTGTCAAAAAAGGATTCCAGGGCAAAGAAGGCGCCATCATCGTGG ATCCCGCCAGGGAGCTGAAGGTCCTCATCAGTAACCTCTTAGATCTGCTGACAGAGGTGGGGGTCTCTGGCCAAGGCCGAGACAATGCCCTGACCCTCCTGATTAAAGCAGTGCCCCGGAAGTCTCTCAAGGACCCCAACAACAGCCTCACCCTCTGGGTCATTGACCAAG GTCTGAAAAAGATTTTGGAAGTTGGGGGCTCTCTACAGGACCCTCctggggagcttgcagtgaccgcGAACAGCCGCATGAGCGCCTCCATTCTCCTCAGCAAGCTCTTTGATGACCTCAAGTGTGATGCGGAGAGGGAGAATTTCCACCGACTCTGTGAAAACTACATCAA GAGCTGGTTTGAGGGCCAAGGGCTGGCCGGGAAGCTACGGGCCATCCAGACGGTGTCCTGCCTCCTGCAGGGCCCGTGTGACGCTGGCAACCGGGCCTTGGAGCTGAGCGGTGTCATGGAGAGTGTGATTGCTCTGTGTGCCTctgagcaggaggaggagcagctgGTGGCTGTGGAGGCTCTGATCCACGCAGCTGGCAAGGCTAAGCGGGCCTCATTCATCACTGCCAATGGTGTCTCACTGCTGAAGGACCTATATAAGCGCAGTGAGAAGGACAGCATCCGCATCCGGGCGCTGGTG GGACTCTGTAAGCTTGGTTCGGCTGGAGGGACTGACTTcagcatgaagcagtttgctgaagGCTCCACTCTCAAACTGGCTAAGCAGTGTCGAAA GTGGCTGTGCAATGACCAGATCGATGCAGGCACTCGGCGCTGGGCAGTGGAGGGCCTGGCTTACCTGACCTTTGATGCCGACGTGAAGGAAGAGTTTGTGGAGGATGCGGCTGCTCTGAAGGCTCTGTTCCAGCTCAGCAGG TCTGAGGAGAGGTCAGTGCTCTTTGCGGTGGCGTCGGCGCTGGTGAACTGCACCAACAGCTATGACTATGAGGAGCCTGACCCCAAGATGGTGGAGCTGGCCAAGTATGCCAAGCAACACGTGCCCGAGCAGCACCCCAAG GACAAGCCGAGCTTCGTGCGGGCTCGGGTGAAGAAGCTGCTGGCGGCGGGTGTGGTGTCGGCCATGGTGTGCATGGTGAAGACGGAGAGCCCTGTGCTGACCAGTTCCTGCAGAGAGCTGCTCTCCAG GGTCTTCCTGGCTTTGGTGGAAGAGGTAGAGGACCGAGGCACTGTGGTTGCCCAGGGAGGCGGCAGG GCACTGATCCCGCTGGCCCTGGAAGGCACGGATGTGGGGCAGACAAAGGCAGCCCAGGCCCTTGCCAAGCTCACCATCACCTCCAACCCCGAGATGACCTTCCCTGGTGAGCGG ATCTATGAGGTGGTCCGGCCCCTTGTCTCCCTGCTGCACCTCAACTGCTCAGGCCTGCAGAATTTCGAGGCGCTCATGGCCCTAACAAACCTGGCGGGGATCAGCGAGAGGCTCCG GCAGAAGATCCTGAAGGAGAAGGCTGTGCCCATGATAGAAGGCTACATGTTTGAGGAGCATGAGATGATCCGTCGGGCAGCCACAGAGTGCATGTGTAACTTGGCCATGAGCAAGGAG GTGCAGGACCTCTTCGAAGCCCAGGGCAATGACCGGCTGAAGCTGCTGGTGCTGTACAGTGGAGAGGATGATGAGCTGCTACAGCGGGCGGCTGCCGGGGGCTTGGCCATGCTCACCTCCATGCGGCCCACGCTCTGCAGCCGCATTCCCCAAGTG ACCACACACTGGCTGGAGATCCTGCAGGCCCTGCTTCTGAGTTCTAACCAGGAGCTGCAGCACCGGGGTGCCGTGGTGGTGCTGAACATGGTGGAGGCCTCGAGGCAGATTGCCAGCGACCTGATGGAGAGTGAGATGATGGAGATCTTGTCAGTGCTAGCTAAGGGTGAACAGAGCCCTGTCACAAGGGCTGCTGCAGCCTGCCTGGACAAAGCAGTGGAATATGGGCTTATCCAACCCAACCAAGATGGAGAGTGA
- the HDDC3 gene encoding guanosine-3',5'-bis(diphosphate) 3'-pyrophosphohydrolase MESH1 isoform X2: MGSEAAQLLEAADFAARKHRQQRRKDPEGTPYINHPIGVARILTHEAGITDIVVLQAALLHDTVEDTDTTLDEVELHFGAQVRRLVEEVTDDKTLPKLERKRLQVEQAPHSSPGAKLVKLADKLYNLRDLNRCTPEAGPSRSFQDSSSHQELMALNQACQEVGKRQCFP, translated from the exons ATGGGCTCCGAGGCCGCCCAGCTGCTGGAGGCTGCCGACTTCGCTGCTCGCAAGCACCGGCAGCAGCGGCGGAAGGATCCCGAAGGGACCCCCTACATCAACCACCCCATCG GTGTGGCTCGGATCCTGACCCACGAGGCGGGAATCACTGACATTGTGGTGTTACAG GCGGCCCTGCTCCATGACACGGTGGAGGACACAGACACCACCCTGGATGAGGTGGAGCTACACTTTGGGGCACAGGTGCGACGCCTGGTGGAGGAGGTAACAGATGACAAGACTCTGCCCAAGCTGGAGAGAAAGCGGCTGCAGGTGGAGCAAGCGCCCCACAGTAGCCCCGGGGCCAAACTGGTGAAACTGGCAGACAAGCTGTACAATCTGAGGGACCTGAATCGCTGCACCCCAGAGG CTGGGCCAAGCAGAAGTTTTCAGGACAGCTCATCCCATCAGGAACTCATGGCCCTGAACCAGGCTTGCCAGGAAGTGGGGAAAAGGCAGTGCTTTCCTTGA
- the HDDC3 gene encoding guanosine-3',5'-bis(diphosphate) 3'-pyrophosphohydrolase MESH1 isoform X1 — MGSEAAQLLEAADFAARKHRQQRRKDPEGTPYINHPIGVARILTHEAGITDIVVLQAALLHDTVEDTDTTLDEVELHFGAQVRRLVEEVTDDKTLPKLERKRLQVEQAPHSSPGAKLVKLADKLYNLRDLNRCTPEGWSEHRVQEYFEWAAQVVKGLQGTNRQLEEALKHLFKERGLTL, encoded by the exons ATGGGCTCCGAGGCCGCCCAGCTGCTGGAGGCTGCCGACTTCGCTGCTCGCAAGCACCGGCAGCAGCGGCGGAAGGATCCCGAAGGGACCCCCTACATCAACCACCCCATCG GTGTGGCTCGGATCCTGACCCACGAGGCGGGAATCACTGACATTGTGGTGTTACAG GCGGCCCTGCTCCATGACACGGTGGAGGACACAGACACCACCCTGGATGAGGTGGAGCTACACTTTGGGGCACAGGTGCGACGCCTGGTGGAGGAGGTAACAGATGACAAGACTCTGCCCAAGCTGGAGAGAAAGCGGCTGCAGGTGGAGCAAGCGCCCCACAGTAGCCCCGGGGCCAAACTGGTGAAACTGGCAGACAAGCTGTACAATCTGAGGGACCTGAATCGCTGCACCCCAGAGG GATGGTCAGAACATCGAGTACAGGAATACTTCGAGTGGGCAGCGCAGGTGGTGAAGGGGCTTCAGGGAACAAACCGGCAACTGGAAGAGGCGCTAAAGCATCTGTTCAAGGAGCGGGGGCTGACACTCTGA
- the UNC45A gene encoding protein unc-45 homolog A isoform X2, producing the protein MTASSVEQLRKEGNELFKCGDYEGALGAYTQALGLDATPQDQAILHRNRAACHLKLEDYDKAETEASKAIEKDGGDVKALYRRSQALEKLGRLDQAVLDLQRCVSLEPKNKVFQEALRNIGGQIQEKVRYMSSTDAKVEQMFQILLDPEEKGTEKKQKASQNLVVLAREDAGAEKIFRSNGVQLLQRLLDTGETDLMLAALRTLVGICSEHQSRTVATLSILGTRRVVSILGVENQAVSLAACHLLQVMFDALKEGVKKGFQGKEGAIIVDPARELKVLISNLLDLLTEVGVSGQGRDNALTLLIKAVPRKSLKDPNNSLTLWVIDQGLKKILEVGGSLQDPPGELAVTANSRMSASILLSKLFDDLKCDAERENFHRLCENYIKSWFEGQGLAGKLRAIQTVSCLLQGPCDAGNRALELSGVMESVIALCASEQEEEQLVAVEALIHAAGKAKRASFITANGVSLLKDLYKRSEKDSIRIRALVGLCKLGSAGGTDFSMKQFAEGSTLKLAKQCRKWLCNDQIDAGTRRWAVEGLAYLTFDADVKEEFVEDAAALKALFQLSRSEERSVLFAVASALVNCTNSYDYEEPDPKMVELAKYAKQHVPEQHPKDKPSFVRARVKKLLAAGVVSAMVCMVKTESPVLTSSCRELLSRVFLALVEEVEDRGTVVAQGGGRALIPLALEGTDVGQTKAAQALAKLTITSNPEMTFPGERIYEVVRPLVSLLHLNCSGLQNFEALMALTNLAGISERLRQKILKEKAVPMIEGYMFEEHEMIRRAATECMCNLAMSKEVQDLFEAQGNDRLKLLVLYSGEDDELLQRAAAGGLAMLTSMRPTLCSRIPQVTTHWLEILQALLLSSNQELQHRGAVVVLNMVEASRQIASDLMESEMMEILSVLAKGEQSPVTRAAAACLDKAVEYGLIQPNQDGE; encoded by the exons ATGACT GCCAGCTCAGTGGAGCAGCTGCGGAAAGAGGGCAACGAGCTGTTCAAATGTGGAGACTACGAGGGCGCCCTGGGGGCCTACACTCAGGCCCTGGGTCTGGACGCTACGCCCCAGGACCAGGCCATTCTGCACCGGAACCGGGCCGCCTGCCACCTCAAGCTG GAAGATTATGACAAAGCAGAAACAGAGGCATCCAAAG CCATTGAAAAGGATGGTGGGGATGTCAAAGCACTCTACCGGCGGAGCCAAGCCCTAGAGAAGCTGGGCCGCCTAGACCAGGCTGTCCTTGACCTGCAAAGATGTGTGAGCTTGGAGCCCAAGAACAAAGTTTTCCAGGAGGCCTTGCGGAACATCGGGGGCCAGATTCAGGAGAAG GTGCGATACATGTCCTCGACGGATGCCAAAGTGGAACAGATGTTTCAAATACTGTTGGACCCAGAAGAGAAAGGCACTGAGAAAAAGCAAAAG GCTTCTCAGAACCTGGTGGTGCTGGCCAGGGAGGATGCTGGAGCAGAGAAGATCTTCCGGAGCAATGGGGTTCAGCTCTTGCAACGTCTGCTGGACACAGGAGAGACTGACCTCATGCTGGCAGCTCTGCGTACGCTGGTTGGCATTTGCTCTGAGCATCAGTCACGG ACAGTGGCAACCCTGAGCATACTGGGAACTCGGCGAGTAGTCTCCATCCTGGGTGTGGAAAACCAGGCTGTGTCCCTGGCTGCCTGCCACCTACTGCAGGTTATGTTTGATGCCCTCAAGGAAGGTGTCAAAAAAGGATTCCAGGGCAAAGAAGGCGCCATCATCGTGG ATCCCGCCAGGGAGCTGAAGGTCCTCATCAGTAACCTCTTAGATCTGCTGACAGAGGTGGGGGTCTCTGGCCAAGGCCGAGACAATGCCCTGACCCTCCTGATTAAAGCAGTGCCCCGGAAGTCTCTCAAGGACCCCAACAACAGCCTCACCCTCTGGGTCATTGACCAAG GTCTGAAAAAGATTTTGGAAGTTGGGGGCTCTCTACAGGACCCTCctggggagcttgcagtgaccgcGAACAGCCGCATGAGCGCCTCCATTCTCCTCAGCAAGCTCTTTGATGACCTCAAGTGTGATGCGGAGAGGGAGAATTTCCACCGACTCTGTGAAAACTACATCAA GAGCTGGTTTGAGGGCCAAGGGCTGGCCGGGAAGCTACGGGCCATCCAGACGGTGTCCTGCCTCCTGCAGGGCCCGTGTGACGCTGGCAACCGGGCCTTGGAGCTGAGCGGTGTCATGGAGAGTGTGATTGCTCTGTGTGCCTctgagcaggaggaggagcagctgGTGGCTGTGGAGGCTCTGATCCACGCAGCTGGCAAGGCTAAGCGGGCCTCATTCATCACTGCCAATGGTGTCTCACTGCTGAAGGACCTATATAAGCGCAGTGAGAAGGACAGCATCCGCATCCGGGCGCTGGTG GGACTCTGTAAGCTTGGTTCGGCTGGAGGGACTGACTTcagcatgaagcagtttgctgaagGCTCCACTCTCAAACTGGCTAAGCAGTGTCGAAA GTGGCTGTGCAATGACCAGATCGATGCAGGCACTCGGCGCTGGGCAGTGGAGGGCCTGGCTTACCTGACCTTTGATGCCGACGTGAAGGAAGAGTTTGTGGAGGATGCGGCTGCTCTGAAGGCTCTGTTCCAGCTCAGCAGG TCTGAGGAGAGGTCAGTGCTCTTTGCGGTGGCGTCGGCGCTGGTGAACTGCACCAACAGCTATGACTATGAGGAGCCTGACCCCAAGATGGTGGAGCTGGCCAAGTATGCCAAGCAACACGTGCCCGAGCAGCACCCCAAG GACAAGCCGAGCTTCGTGCGGGCTCGGGTGAAGAAGCTGCTGGCGGCGGGTGTGGTGTCGGCCATGGTGTGCATGGTGAAGACGGAGAGCCCTGTGCTGACCAGTTCCTGCAGAGAGCTGCTCTCCAG GGTCTTCCTGGCTTTGGTGGAAGAGGTAGAGGACCGAGGCACTGTGGTTGCCCAGGGAGGCGGCAGG GCACTGATCCCGCTGGCCCTGGAAGGCACGGATGTGGGGCAGACAAAGGCAGCCCAGGCCCTTGCCAAGCTCACCATCACCTCCAACCCCGAGATGACCTTCCCTGGTGAGCGG ATCTATGAGGTGGTCCGGCCCCTTGTCTCCCTGCTGCACCTCAACTGCTCAGGCCTGCAGAATTTCGAGGCGCTCATGGCCCTAACAAACCTGGCGGGGATCAGCGAGAGGCTCCG GCAGAAGATCCTGAAGGAGAAGGCTGTGCCCATGATAGAAGGCTACATGTTTGAGGAGCATGAGATGATCCGTCGGGCAGCCACAGAGTGCATGTGTAACTTGGCCATGAGCAAGGAG GTGCAGGACCTCTTCGAAGCCCAGGGCAATGACCGGCTGAAGCTGCTGGTGCTGTACAGTGGAGAGGATGATGAGCTGCTACAGCGGGCGGCTGCCGGGGGCTTGGCCATGCTCACCTCCATGCGGCCCACGCTCTGCAGCCGCATTCCCCAAGTG ACCACACACTGGCTGGAGATCCTGCAGGCCCTGCTTCTGAGTTCTAACCAGGAGCTGCAGCACCGGGGTGCCGTGGTGGTGCTGAACATGGTGGAGGCCTCGAGGCAGATTGCCAGCGACCTGATGGAGAGTGAGATGATGGAGATCTTGTCAGTGCTAGCTAAGGGTGAACAGAGCCCTGTCACAAGGGCTGCTGCAGCCTGCCTGGACAAAGCAGTGGAATATGGGCTTATCCAACCCAACCAAGATGGAGAGTGA
- the UNC45A gene encoding protein unc-45 homolog A isoform X1 has product MTVSGPGTPEPRPATSGASSVEQLRKEGNELFKCGDYEGALGAYTQALGLDATPQDQAILHRNRAACHLKLEDYDKAETEASKAIEKDGGDVKALYRRSQALEKLGRLDQAVLDLQRCVSLEPKNKVFQEALRNIGGQIQEKVRYMSSTDAKVEQMFQILLDPEEKGTEKKQKASQNLVVLAREDAGAEKIFRSNGVQLLQRLLDTGETDLMLAALRTLVGICSEHQSRTVATLSILGTRRVVSILGVENQAVSLAACHLLQVMFDALKEGVKKGFQGKEGAIIVDPARELKVLISNLLDLLTEVGVSGQGRDNALTLLIKAVPRKSLKDPNNSLTLWVIDQGLKKILEVGGSLQDPPGELAVTANSRMSASILLSKLFDDLKCDAERENFHRLCENYIKSWFEGQGLAGKLRAIQTVSCLLQGPCDAGNRALELSGVMESVIALCASEQEEEQLVAVEALIHAAGKAKRASFITANGVSLLKDLYKRSEKDSIRIRALVGLCKLGSAGGTDFSMKQFAEGSTLKLAKQCRKWLCNDQIDAGTRRWAVEGLAYLTFDADVKEEFVEDAAALKALFQLSRSEERSVLFAVASALVNCTNSYDYEEPDPKMVELAKYAKQHVPEQHPKDKPSFVRARVKKLLAAGVVSAMVCMVKTESPVLTSSCRELLSRVFLALVEEVEDRGTVVAQGGGRALIPLALEGTDVGQTKAAQALAKLTITSNPEMTFPGERIYEVVRPLVSLLHLNCSGLQNFEALMALTNLAGISERLRQKILKEKAVPMIEGYMFEEHEMIRRAATECMCNLAMSKEVQDLFEAQGNDRLKLLVLYSGEDDELLQRAAAGGLAMLTSMRPTLCSRIPQVTTHWLEILQALLLSSNQELQHRGAVVVLNMVEASRQIASDLMESEMMEILSVLAKGEQSPVTRAAAACLDKAVEYGLIQPNQDGE; this is encoded by the exons ATGACTGTGAGTGGTCCAGGGACCCCCGAGCCCCGGCCGGCCACCTCCGGG GCCAGCTCAGTGGAGCAGCTGCGGAAAGAGGGCAACGAGCTGTTCAAATGTGGAGACTACGAGGGCGCCCTGGGGGCCTACACTCAGGCCCTGGGTCTGGACGCTACGCCCCAGGACCAGGCCATTCTGCACCGGAACCGGGCCGCCTGCCACCTCAAGCTG GAAGATTATGACAAAGCAGAAACAGAGGCATCCAAAG CCATTGAAAAGGATGGTGGGGATGTCAAAGCACTCTACCGGCGGAGCCAAGCCCTAGAGAAGCTGGGCCGCCTAGACCAGGCTGTCCTTGACCTGCAAAGATGTGTGAGCTTGGAGCCCAAGAACAAAGTTTTCCAGGAGGCCTTGCGGAACATCGGGGGCCAGATTCAGGAGAAG GTGCGATACATGTCCTCGACGGATGCCAAAGTGGAACAGATGTTTCAAATACTGTTGGACCCAGAAGAGAAAGGCACTGAGAAAAAGCAAAAG GCTTCTCAGAACCTGGTGGTGCTGGCCAGGGAGGATGCTGGAGCAGAGAAGATCTTCCGGAGCAATGGGGTTCAGCTCTTGCAACGTCTGCTGGACACAGGAGAGACTGACCTCATGCTGGCAGCTCTGCGTACGCTGGTTGGCATTTGCTCTGAGCATCAGTCACGG ACAGTGGCAACCCTGAGCATACTGGGAACTCGGCGAGTAGTCTCCATCCTGGGTGTGGAAAACCAGGCTGTGTCCCTGGCTGCCTGCCACCTACTGCAGGTTATGTTTGATGCCCTCAAGGAAGGTGTCAAAAAAGGATTCCAGGGCAAAGAAGGCGCCATCATCGTGG ATCCCGCCAGGGAGCTGAAGGTCCTCATCAGTAACCTCTTAGATCTGCTGACAGAGGTGGGGGTCTCTGGCCAAGGCCGAGACAATGCCCTGACCCTCCTGATTAAAGCAGTGCCCCGGAAGTCTCTCAAGGACCCCAACAACAGCCTCACCCTCTGGGTCATTGACCAAG GTCTGAAAAAGATTTTGGAAGTTGGGGGCTCTCTACAGGACCCTCctggggagcttgcagtgaccgcGAACAGCCGCATGAGCGCCTCCATTCTCCTCAGCAAGCTCTTTGATGACCTCAAGTGTGATGCGGAGAGGGAGAATTTCCACCGACTCTGTGAAAACTACATCAA GAGCTGGTTTGAGGGCCAAGGGCTGGCCGGGAAGCTACGGGCCATCCAGACGGTGTCCTGCCTCCTGCAGGGCCCGTGTGACGCTGGCAACCGGGCCTTGGAGCTGAGCGGTGTCATGGAGAGTGTGATTGCTCTGTGTGCCTctgagcaggaggaggagcagctgGTGGCTGTGGAGGCTCTGATCCACGCAGCTGGCAAGGCTAAGCGGGCCTCATTCATCACTGCCAATGGTGTCTCACTGCTGAAGGACCTATATAAGCGCAGTGAGAAGGACAGCATCCGCATCCGGGCGCTGGTG GGACTCTGTAAGCTTGGTTCGGCTGGAGGGACTGACTTcagcatgaagcagtttgctgaagGCTCCACTCTCAAACTGGCTAAGCAGTGTCGAAA GTGGCTGTGCAATGACCAGATCGATGCAGGCACTCGGCGCTGGGCAGTGGAGGGCCTGGCTTACCTGACCTTTGATGCCGACGTGAAGGAAGAGTTTGTGGAGGATGCGGCTGCTCTGAAGGCTCTGTTCCAGCTCAGCAGG TCTGAGGAGAGGTCAGTGCTCTTTGCGGTGGCGTCGGCGCTGGTGAACTGCACCAACAGCTATGACTATGAGGAGCCTGACCCCAAGATGGTGGAGCTGGCCAAGTATGCCAAGCAACACGTGCCCGAGCAGCACCCCAAG GACAAGCCGAGCTTCGTGCGGGCTCGGGTGAAGAAGCTGCTGGCGGCGGGTGTGGTGTCGGCCATGGTGTGCATGGTGAAGACGGAGAGCCCTGTGCTGACCAGTTCCTGCAGAGAGCTGCTCTCCAG GGTCTTCCTGGCTTTGGTGGAAGAGGTAGAGGACCGAGGCACTGTGGTTGCCCAGGGAGGCGGCAGG GCACTGATCCCGCTGGCCCTGGAAGGCACGGATGTGGGGCAGACAAAGGCAGCCCAGGCCCTTGCCAAGCTCACCATCACCTCCAACCCCGAGATGACCTTCCCTGGTGAGCGG ATCTATGAGGTGGTCCGGCCCCTTGTCTCCCTGCTGCACCTCAACTGCTCAGGCCTGCAGAATTTCGAGGCGCTCATGGCCCTAACAAACCTGGCGGGGATCAGCGAGAGGCTCCG GCAGAAGATCCTGAAGGAGAAGGCTGTGCCCATGATAGAAGGCTACATGTTTGAGGAGCATGAGATGATCCGTCGGGCAGCCACAGAGTGCATGTGTAACTTGGCCATGAGCAAGGAG GTGCAGGACCTCTTCGAAGCCCAGGGCAATGACCGGCTGAAGCTGCTGGTGCTGTACAGTGGAGAGGATGATGAGCTGCTACAGCGGGCGGCTGCCGGGGGCTTGGCCATGCTCACCTCCATGCGGCCCACGCTCTGCAGCCGCATTCCCCAAGTG ACCACACACTGGCTGGAGATCCTGCAGGCCCTGCTTCTGAGTTCTAACCAGGAGCTGCAGCACCGGGGTGCCGTGGTGGTGCTGAACATGGTGGAGGCCTCGAGGCAGATTGCCAGCGACCTGATGGAGAGTGAGATGATGGAGATCTTGTCAGTGCTAGCTAAGGGTGAACAGAGCCCTGTCACAAGGGCTGCTGCAGCCTGCCTGGACAAAGCAGTGGAATATGGGCTTATCCAACCCAACCAAGATGGAGAGTGA